The following are encoded together in the Humulus lupulus chromosome 5, drHumLupu1.1, whole genome shotgun sequence genome:
- the LOC133834551 gene encoding glutamate synthase [NADH], amyloplastic isoform X2, whose protein sequence is MRVLGHNGEINTLRGNVNWMKAREGLLKCKELGLSKKELKKLLPIVDSSSSDSGAFDGVLELLIRAGKSLPEAIMMMIPEAWQNDKNMDPERKELYEYFSALMEPWDGPALISFTDGRYLGATLDRNGLRPGRFYITHSGRVVMASEVGVVDIPPEDVSRKGRLNPGMMLLVDFENHTVVDDDALKQQYSMARPYGEWLKRQKIELKDIVDSVQETDRVPPAIAGVVPASADDDNMGNMGIQGLLSPLKAFGYTIEALEMLLLPMAKDGVEALGSMGNDTPLAVMSNREKLTFEYFKQMFAQVTNPPIDPIREKIVTSMECMIGPEGDLTEVTEEQCRRLSLKAPLLTIEEMEAIKKMNYRGWKSKVIDITFSKNRGRKGLEETLDRICTEADDAIKEGYTTIVLSDRAFSKKRVSVSSLLAVGAVHQHLVKNLERTQVGLIVESAEPREVHHFCTLVGFGADAICPYLAVEAIWRLQVDGKIPPKANGEIRSKEELVKKYYKASTYGMMKVLAKMGISTLASYKGAQIFEALGLSSEVIERCFAGTPSRVEGATFEMLAGDALHLHDLAFPSRPYPRGSAESVALPNPGDYHWRKGGEVHLNDPLAIAKLQEAARTNSVAAYKEYSKLIQELNKACNLRGMLKFKESGVKVPLDEVESASEIVKRFCTGAMSYGSISLEAHSTLAIAMNKIGGKSNTGEGGEQPSRMEPLQDGSRNPKRSAIKQVASGRFGVSSYYLTNADELQIKMAQGAKPGEGGELPGHKVIGDIAVTRNSTAGVGLISPPPHHDIYSIEDLAQLIHDLKNANPSARISVKLVSEAGVGVVASGVVKGHADHVLISGHDGGTGASRWTGIKNAGLPWELGLAETHQTLVANDLRGRTVLQTDGQLKTGRDVAIAALLGAEEFGFSTAPLITLGCIMMRKCHKNTCPVGIATQDPVLREKFAGEPEHVINFFFMLAEEVREIMSQLGFRTLNEMVGRADMLEVDKEVTKNNEKLDNIDLSLLLRPAADIRPDAAQYCVQKQDHGLDMALDNKLITLSKSALEKALPVYIDTQICNVNRAVGTMLSHEVTKRYHIAGLPADTIHIKLNGSAGQSFGAFLCSGILLELEGDSNDYVGKGLSGGKIVVYPPRESNFDPKENIVIGNVALYGATSGEAYFNGMAAERFCVRNSGAKAVVEGVGDHGCEYMTGGTVVVLGKTGRNFAAGMSGGVAYVLDVDGKFPSRCNPELVDLDKVEEEEDFMTLRMLIQQHLRYTNSDLARDVLGDLENLLPLFVKVIPREYKRALANLKAGEASKVDVEVVAKDDEEQHDETELMKKDAFEELKKMASASLNGKSNQKVEEADSSKRPSQVDNAVKHRGFISYEREGVKYRDPTVRMNDWKEVMVESKPGPLLGTQSARCMDCGTPFCHQENSGCPLGNKIPEFNELVYQNRWREALDRLLETNNFPEFTGRVCPAPCEGSCVLGIIENPVAIKSIECAIIDKAFEEGWMVPRPPAKRSGKRVAIVGSGPAGLAAADQLNRIGHTVTVYERADRIGGLMMYGVPNMKTDKIDVVQRRVNLMSEEGVNFVVNANVGKDPLYSLDLLREENDAIILAVGATKPRDLPVPGRELSGVHFAMEFLHANTKSLLDSNLEDGKYISAEGKKVVVIGGGDTGTDCIGTSIRHGCTSVVNLELLPEPPQTRAPGNPWPQWPRIFRVDYGHQEAATKFGKDPRSYEVLTKRFIGDENGVVKGLEVVRVRWEKDASGKFQFNEVEGSEEIIEADLVLLAMGFLGPEANVAEKLGLERDNRSNFKAEYGRFSTSVDGVFAAGDCRRGQSLVVWAISEGRQAASQVDSYLTREDKNGAVSNGAPGKDILKMHNDFPKRQQDNSSKHTVMT, encoded by the exons ATGCGCGTCTTGGGCCATAATGGTGAAATCAACACACTTAGAGGGAATGTAAACTG GATGAAAGCACGTGAGGGATTGTTGAAATGCAAGGAACTTGGTTTGTCAAAGAAAGAGTTGAAAAAACTTCTCCCCATTGTTGATTCTAGTTCATCAGATTCAG GGGCTTTTGATGGTGTTCTTGAACTCCTGATTCGTGCCGGCAAAAGTCTTCCTGAAGCTATAATGATGATGATTCCTGAAGCGTGGCAAAATGATAAGAATATGGATCCTGAACGGAAGGAATTGTATGAGTATTTCTCAGCTCTGATGGAGCCATGGGATGGACCGGCTCTTATCTCAT TTACTGATGGTCGATACCTGGGAGCAACGCTGGATCGTAATGGACTCCGACCTGGTCGATTCTATATCACCCACAGTGGACGTGTTGTAATGGCCAGTGAAGTTGGTGTAGTAGACATTCCACCTGAAGACGTGAGCAGGAAAGGAAGACTTAACCCTGGAAtgatgcttttagtagattttgaaAATCATACTGTGGTAGATGATGATGCCTTGAAGCAGCAGTACTCAATGGCAAGGCCTTATGGCGAATGGCTTAAGAGACAAAAGATTGAGCTTAAAGACATAGTTGATTCTGTTCAGGAAACTGATAGGGTTCCTCCAGCCATAGCTGGAGTTGTTCCA GCATCTGCCGATGATGACAACATGGGGAACATGGGCATCCAAGGTCTTCTGTCTCCATTGAAAGCTTTTGG TTACACTATTGAAGCCCTTGAAATGTTGTTGCTTCCTATGGCCAAAGATGGTGTAGAGGCCCTAGGGTCAATGGGAAACGATACTCCATTGGCTGTCATGTCTAATAGAGAAAAACTCACATTTGAGTACTTTAAACAAATGTTTGCTCAAGTAACTAACCCTCCAATTGATCCTATTCGTGAGAAGATAGTCACTTCCATGGAATGTATGATTGGTCCAGAAGGTGACCTCACTGAAGTGACTGAAGAACAGTGCCGACGCCTCTCCCTTAAAGCTCCTCTTTTAACCATTGAAGAAATGGAAGcgattaaaaaaatgaattacaGAGGTTGGAAAAGCAAAGTTATTGACATTACTTTTTCAAAGAACCGTGGTAGAAAGGGATTGGAGGAAACTTTAGATAGGATTTGCACTGAAGCCGACGATGCAATTAAAGAAGGATATACTACAATAGTTCTTTCTGACAGAG CATTCTCAAAGAAGAGGGTATCGGTGAGCTCCCTCTTGGCTGTTGGTGCAGTTCATCAACATCTAGTTAAAAACCTTGAACGCACACAAGTTGGATTGATAGTTGAATCTGCCGAGCCCCGTGAAGTGCATCATTTCTGTACATTAGTTGGATTTGGTGCAGATGCTATCTGCCCATACTTGGCGGTAGAGGCCATCTGGAGATTGCAGGTTGATGGGAAAATCCCGCCAAAAGCTAATGGAGAGATCCGCTCTAAGGAGGAGTTGGTGAAGAAGTACTACAAAGCAAGCACTTATGGAATGATGAAGGTTCTGGCTAAGATGGGAATATCAACTTTGGCTTCTTACAAGGGTGCTCAGATATTTGAGGCTCTGGGTCTTTCATCAGAAGTGATTGAGAGGTGCTTTGCAGGAACTCCAAGTAGAGTGGAGGGTGCAACATTTGAGATGCTTGCAGGTGATGCACTTCATCTGCATGATTTAGCATTCCCATCTCGACCATATCCTCGTGGAAGTGCTGAATCTGTTGCCCTGCCAAATCCTGGTGATTATCATTGGAGGAAAGGTGGCGAGGTTCATCTTAATGACCCTCTTGCTATTGCAAAGCTTCAAGAGGCTGCCAGAACTAATAGTGTTGCTGCTTATAAAGAATACTCCAAGCTCATTCAGGAATTGAATAAAGCTTGCAATTTGCGGGGTATGTTGAAATTTAAAGAGTCAGGTGTGAAAGTACCCTTGGATGAAGTGGAGTCTGCCAGTGAGATTGTTAAAAGATTCTGCACTGGGGCCATGAGTTATGGATCTATATCATTGGAGGCACACTCGACACTGGCTATTGCTATGAACAAAATTGGAGGAAAATCAAATACAG GTGAGGGAGGTGAGCAACCCTCTCGCATGGAGCCTCTTCAGGATGGTTCTAGAAATCCAAAGAGGAGTGCAATCAAACAAGTTGCTAGTGGGAGGTTTGGTGTTTCAAGCTACTATCTTACAAATGCTGATGAGCTGCAGATAAAAATGGCTCAG GGGGCCAAGCCTGGTGAAGGAGGTGAACTTCCTGGTCACAAGGTTATAGGAGACATTGCTGTCACCAGGAATTCTACTGCCGGGGTGGGACTTATTAGCCCACCTCCCCATCATGACATCTATTCTATTGAAGACCTTGCCCAATTAATTCATGATCTTAAG AATGCCAATCCAAGTGCTCGAATTAGTGTCAAGTTAGTATCTGAAGCTGGTGTTGGGGTAGTTGCCAGTGGAGTTGTTAAGGGCCATGCTGATCATGTCCTGATCTCTGGTCACGATGGAGGTACAGGAGCATCCAGATGGACTGGTATCAAGAATGCTGGTCTTCCATGGGAACTTGGTTTAGCTGAGACCCACCAGACCTTAGTTGCAAATGATCTTCGTGGTCGCACAGTTCTCCAAACTGACGGCCAGCTTAAAACTGGAAGAGATGTGGCCATAGCTGCACTTCTTGGTGCTGAAGAGTTTGGTTTCAGCACAGCACCTCTCATAACACTAGGCTGCATAATGATGCGAAAGTGCCACAAGAATACTTGTCCTGTCGGGATTGCTACTCAGGATCCAGTTCTTCGGGAGAAATTTGCTGGAGAACCAGAACACGTCATAAACTTTTTCTTTATGTTAGCAGAGGAGGTGAGAGAGATAATGTCACAGCTAGGGTTTCGAACATTGAATGAGATGGTTGGTCGTGCAGATATGCTTGAAGTTGATAAAGAAGTAACTAAAAACAATGAGAAGCTGGATAACATTGATCTCTCCCTATTGCTTAGACCTGCTGCTGATATTCGACCTGATGCTGCCCAGTACTGTGTCCAGAAACAGGATCATGGATTGGACATGGCTTTGGACAACAAACTCATCACTCTTTCCAAATCAGCTTTAGAAAAGGCTCTTCCTGTTTACATTGACACACAGATATGTAATGTGAATCGTGCTGTTGGAACAATGCTTAGCCATGAAGTGACCAAACGGTACCACATTGCAGGGCTTCCTGCAGATACCATCCACATAAAACTCAATGGTAGTGCAGGTCAAAGTTTTGGAGCATTCCTCTGTTCTGGCATCCTGCTGGAGCTGGAAGGTGACAGCAATGATTATGTCGGTAAAGGTTTGTCAGGTGGAAAAATTGTAGTTTATCCTCCAAGGGAAAGCAACTTTGATCCAAAAGAAAATATTGTGATTGGTAACGTTGCTCTATATGGGGCTACAAGTGGGGAGGCATACTTCAATGGGATGGCAGCAGAGAGATTCTGTGTCCGTAATTCAGGGGCCAAGGCTGTTGTGGAAGGTGTGGGTGATCATGGTTGTGAGTACATGACAGGTGGCACAGTAGTGGTTCTTGGCAAAACTGGCAGAAATTTTGCTGCAGGTATGAGTGGTGGTGTCGCTTATGTTCTTGATGTTGATGGAAAATTTCCATCCAGATGCAATCCAGAACTTGTAGATCTTGATAAAGTTGAAGAAGAAGAGGACTTCATGACCCTGAGAATGTTGATACAGCAGCATCTACGTTACACAAACAGTGATTTAGCCAGAGATGTACTAGGCGACCTTGAGAATCTTCTTCCTTTGTTCGTTAAGGTTATTCCCCGGGAATACAAACGTGCTCTTGCCAACTTGAAAGCTGGGGAAGCCTCAAAAGTGGACGTGGAAGTTGTGGCTAAAGATGACGAGGAGCAACATGATGAGACTGAATTAATGAAAAAAGATGCTTTTGAAGAGCTAAAGAAGATGGCATCTGCATCTTTAAATGGAAAATCAAATCAG AAGGTAGAAGAGGCTGATTCATCGAAGAGACCTAGTCAGGTTGATAATGCTGTGAAACATCGTGGTTTTATCTCATATGAACGTGAGGGTGTTAAATACAGGGATCCAACTGTTAGGATGAATGACTGGAAAGAAGTTATGGTGGAATCAAAACCAGGCCCCCTTTTAGGGACTCAATCTGCCAGATGTATGGACTGTGGTACTCCTTTCTGCCACCAA GAAAACTCCGGATGTCCTCTTGGGAACAAGATACCTGAGTTCAATGAATTAGTGTACCAAAATAGGTGGCGTGAAGCGTTAGACCGACTCCTCGAAACTAACAATTTCCCTGAGTTTACAGGCCGAGTATGCCCAGCACCGTGTGAAGGATCATGTGTTCTTGGTATTATCGAGAACCCTGTAGCCATCAAAAGTATTGAATGTGCCATCATTGACAAGGCCTTTGAGGAAGGTTGGATGGTTCCAAGGCCGCCTGCCAAAAGATCCGG GAAAAGGGTAGCTATTGTTGGAAGTGGTCCTGCTGGTCTGGCTGCTGCTGATCAGCTAAATAGAATTGGCCATACTGTAACTGTTTATGAACGTGCAGATAGGATTGGAGGGCTTATGATGTATGGAGTTCCAAATATGAAAACAGACAAAATAGATGTGGTTCAGCGACGGGTCAACCTTATGTCTGAGGAAGGCGTCAACTTCGTGGTTAATGCTAATGTTGGAAAGGATCCATTATATTCACTTGACCTTCTCAGAGAGGAGAATGATGCCATCATTTTGGCAGTAGGAGCCACAAAGCCAAG GGACCTTCCTGTACCAGGACGGGAGTTGTCAGGAGTCCATTTTGCCATGGAGTTTCTTCATGCAAACACCAAAAGCTTGCTTGATAGCAATCTTGAAGATGGTAAATACATTTCTGCCGAAGGCAAGAAAGTAGTGGTGATTGGTGGAGGTGACACTGGTACCGATTGCATAGGAACATCCATCCGTCATGGCTGCACTAGTGTCGTGAATTTAGAGCTTCTTCCCGAGCCACCGCAAACCAGGGCTCCAGGCAACCCCTGGCCGCAG TGGCCTCGTATCTTCCGTGTGGATTATGGGCACCAAGAAGCTGCTACCAAGTTCGGAAAAGACCCAAGGTCGTACGAGGTATTGACCAAGCGATTCATAGGTGATGAGAATGGGGTAGTTAAAGGACTTGAAGTGGTACGTGTACGTTGGGAGAAAGATGCTTCTGGAAAATTCCAGTTCAATGAAGTAGAGGGATCAGAGGAGATCATTGAGGCTGACCTAGTTCTTCTAGCCATGGGGTTCCTAGGCCCTGAGGCG AACGTGGCAGAGAAGTTGGGATTGGAGCGAGACAACAGGTCGAACTTCAAAGCAGAGTACGGTCGGTTCTCAACGAGCGTGGATGGAGTGTTCGCCGCGGGTGACTGTAGGCGTGGTCAGTCGTTGGTGGTGTGGGCAATCTCCGAGGGTCGCCAAGCGGCTTCGCAGGTTGACAGTTATCTCACCAGAGAAGACAAAAACGGCGCCGTTAGCAACGGAGCCCCCGGAAAAGATATTCTGAAGATGCATAACGATTTTCCCAAGAGGCAACAAGACAACAGCAGCAAACACACAGTGATGACATAA